TGCTGTACCTTTTTGTGCTTGCTTCTGTTTATGAGATTAGATAATAGTTCAGATAGTATACTGTAACTATCTTTCTGCGCAATGACAGATTGTTTTCTACGTAGTGTATGTGTACGACAATTTCCTTTTCTAATAACAGCATGTTTTTCGTGCAGATCtttttgctcttgtttttgtcttttgagtCCATATCGTCAAATAGCTATCTTTCTACTGAATGACATTGTTTCCAACGTAATGTATGCGAATGACAAATTGtacaaatgtagaaaaatttcATCTCACTATTACGCCTTTTTGCACTCGTTTTCAAGTCTAGAAAATAGTGCAGATATATTTCTACCGTACAACAAATTGTTACCAATGTAACATGCTTATGAGGATTTATTTTACAAATCGCAAGTTGTTCGTACGATATTATGAAATGGCATCCCTCGTTGTTGCATATTTTCATGCTACATTCTGTTTAAGTTCACATTTTTATATGAACTCAAACGATTGCCAATGtaagattatatatttatacGAAAATATTCATACGAAACGCAAGTTGTTcgtactatataaaaaaatggcgTCTCTTATTATTGCACATTTTTGGCCCTTGATTCTGTTTAAGATCATATCTCTCTATTTACCGACAGATTATTGTCATAACAATTTTTTCCTATTTGTACGAATCACAAGTtgttcatacaatattaaaaatggcGTCCTTCACTGTTGCACCTTTTAACACTTGATTTTGTGTGTAAGGTCATACCTTTATAATCACACACAGATTACTGCCAGTGTAATTTTCTTTAATTGTATGACACTGTAAAACAGCATCTCTCACTTTTCTCCCCAGATATCACTCCCACCATACTAGACTGGTTTTCTTTGCCGTATCCGTCATACAGTCTCTCAAGGGGCCGTCCGGTTGAGTTGACGGGTCGGTCTCTTCTCCCGGCCCTGATCTCAGAACCGTCCTGGGTCACCGTCTACGCCAGCCAGAGTCTCCATGAGGTCACGATGTTTTACCCAATGCGCTCCATCCACCAGGGCCGCTACCGGCTCCTGCACAACATGCACTACCGCATGCCCTTCCCTATAGACCAGGACTTCTATGTGTCCCCTACCTTCCAGGATCTGTTAAACCGGACTCAGTCGGGCCAGCCCACAGGCTGGTTCAAGACTCTGAAAGAGTATTACTACCGGGAGAGGTGGGAGCTGTTTGACATCCAGTCGGATCCTACAGAGAGGCGGAATCTAGCTGGTGATCCGGCGTATGCCCAGGTTTTGGAGAGCTTGAGGGATCAGCTGCTGAAGTGGCAGTGGCACACAGAGGATCCGTGGGTGTGCGAGCCGGATGCGGTCCTCGAGACCAAGCTGGAACCGCAGTGCAGACCTCTGTACAATGGACTATGAGTGCCTAAAACTTCAGAGGAAACTGTATGAACTTTAATCTTTTCATGCTTCAGGTTCACTGTTTAACTGTAAGATTCTATTTGtagtttttatattgaaaatgttaataaacattttaacaaaaacaaaagtcaaCATTACCACAtctcttttttaatatttgattatatttgattTGACTGGTGTTTTTTCATTACCATAGATTCCATATACATGTCCTCTGCTTTACTACTTTAATTTGTCATTGGTATTTATAActtcatcatataataattacagcaattttaatatatttttatatatgtcatTTCAGATATCTGATGTTCTGAGGaacaacatttcaaaatgtaattttttttaaatttaaattattatcattattattattatatgcattactttttgttaacattttaaaaattcattttattatttatataatttttataataataatgtcatcacataacactaatattttaatgataataataataatacctactatatatatatatatatatataactttttggttaacatttaaaaattttatttttagatttaattaataataatgatgttgTCATCATATAATACTAATATTGTAAGATaataattatagttattattattatatcaattttGTCTTCTTGTCATTAGATATCTTGGGCAcaacatttcaaaattaatttttttgtattaataataataatagaaaataaaactgtataataataataatatataaaataactatcctaaaatgttaacaatatttattactaataataataattattattatgtacattacTATTTGATTTCTTAAATGTCATATCAGATACTTaagtaacaagattttaaaataatatttttcctttttaattgttttatttttccgaTTAACTCACAAGTTTGTTAAATCAGTTTGAAGTCCTATATTTAAATTGCTCTCTCATTTAAATTATCGTCAACGTGGTTAAACCGCGTCATGTTCACCCAAAGGTATAATTATAGAGAAGTCAATATTTTAAATCCCTTATTAACGAGACTTAATTTTCAGGTACTACGCACTTAGATTCCCTAATCTTCTATTCTAaagcaattattaaaattacactGTTATTCTCTGGTTCATGGATATGTGCGTCTTTACGCACGGGATTTTCTTTTTCCTAATTTGCGCTGTAACGACTGGAAGACGTTTATTGATTAATACAGACAGTTTTGGTGACAGAGAAGCAGTATTAACCCGTCACACATCACATCTACCTGACGTTAAAGTCTCCCCAGCCGTCTCCAAACGCGCTAAGACGCGCCAATCAATCCTATTGGCCGGAAATATGAATCATCTAGTGGGGAATGACGAACGAGATCACGACTCCGAGGGGTCTATATAAAGTCCAGATGTGGAGGACATCAATCCAAAATCTACGAGGCATCATAGATCACAACACGCGCGTTTAGGTGAAGTTAACAATGGAGAGGTCCGTCAGATCCGTGCTGGTGTTCGTGGCTGTTTCCATCCTCGTCTCCAGCCATCCGACAGACGCCTGGTACAAGCAGTCCACCGGCCCGAGCTACTACTCCGTCGGGAGAGCCTCGGGTCTGCTGTCCGGGATCCGGAGGTCGCCGTATATGCGCAGATCTGAGACAGAATCAGCGCAGGACAGCAGCGAGACACCCGGAGAATCCAACAGCGTGACGCCCGACTTCAGCAGCAGACAAACACCTGTCCTCAAAAACATGGTAAATTCgattttatttgatgaaaacacacacatataagaaaCTTTTGTAAACgcatatattattttacttttataaaaactatttaaataaaacaaaatgttttgcattgaaatatgaatataaacgtgtgtgtttgtgtgaacttAGAATATCAAAGTTTCATTAACTTTTTACATAACGTATTATTAACGTGATCAATTTACAATGCAATACAAATCATCATTGATGtgtattctaatatatatatatatatatatatatatatatatatatatatatatatatatatatatattcagaagatttctgaaaatatgaatattattaatgtatattcaaatgtTCTTTATACGTTTGAATACACATGAATACACATTAACAACAGGcctataaaagcataaaaaacaaacatgggGTTTCCTTCATGTTTCCACAATTCAAAAATTATCTTACAGatgaaaagagtgtgtgtgtgcatgtgcgcgtaggttctatttttttatatctcatCTTATTATATTGAAGAACTTTACATTAAAACTTTATTGGAGTCAGattaaatgtagatgtttttttccttattttgaaaaaaaaaataataataataataataattaaatta
This DNA window, taken from Carassius auratus strain Wakin chromosome 47, ASM336829v1, whole genome shotgun sequence, encodes the following:
- the LOC113064757 gene encoding neuropeptide B-like, which produces MERSVRSVLVFVAVSILVSSHPTDAWYKQSTGPSYYSVGRASGLLSGIRRSPYMRRSETESAQDSSETPGESNSVTPDFSSRQTPVLKNMDICVKDISPNLQSCELLQDGSSTFRCKADVFLSLDSLDCFSS